The region ACAGGGTCTGCAGATATTCAGCAAAGGGTTTGTCGTCGTCAACGATCGCGAGAGTAGCGCTGCTCATAGTCGTACCATTGGAATGTGGAACCCGACCGAGGCCTTGTGGGCCGGGTGGTGCCACGTTTGTATACCGTGTTGTTCGAGCACGAAGGCCGCCCAGATCAATGTGAGCCCCTTGCCGCCACGGACCACGTTGACGGCCGCTGCGCCGTCGCCATCGGCGGTGGCTGGCAGCGCGCGCACGCCTGCGATGGTGCCGGCCCGGATGACCAGCGCCTCGCCGTTGGCCTGCCACTCGCAGTGGTGCGGTTCCTGCTTCGCTTCGTCGAACGCCGACTTGATAACGGTCGCAATGGCCTTGACCAGATCCTTCGGCGCGTTGGTCGCGATGCCGCCGGCCGGTGGCTCGCCGCCGACCGTCGCACCCACCAGTTCGCTGCGCTCACGCAAGTCGGCCGCCAGCTGCGTGGCATCAAGACGCTCGGCCAGCGCCGGTGCGCCGGCCTCGGCGAGCGCGCTGACCTTGCCGATGTCTGCGCAGAGCACTGCAATCACGCCAAGCGCCTCGCGCGTCTGCTGGAGCGCGCGTTGTTGATCGTCAGGCTTTGTAAGTCGGCCATCAACATAGAGCTTTAGATATCCCTGTGACACAGCGAGTGGCGTTCGAATCTCGTGAGCCAATGTATTCAAGACTTGCGCCATGTTTGGCTGCATGCCCTCAATCTAGCACGCGCGGCCGGCTGGACCGGTCTGGCACGGCGCTTGTAATGCAATTGGCCAGGTAGAACCGTTTTGATGAACAAATCCCCGGCCGCGAAGCACATCTTGATCGTTGACGACTACGTGGACGCCCTGGATATCTGGGCGATTTACCTGCGCTCGATCGGCTACGGCGTATCAACCGCCGCCGACGGCCTGAGCGCGGTGGCGAAGGCCGAGGAACTGCTGCCGGACCTCATCGTCCTGGACCTCGAATTGCCCGGGCTGACGGGCTTCGAAGTGGCCACTCGTCTGCGCGCCAATAAAGCAACCGCGGCCATCCCGCTGATCGCCGCCACCGGATACTCACACGCCCGCCAGCTCGACCTGGCCAGGGCCAGCGGCTTTGACGCCGTTGTGGTCAAGCCGTGCGACCCGGACGTGCTCGTCCAGGAGGTTGAGCGCCTACTGGCGGTGGCGGTCCGGGATGCCCAGGTCGCACCGACTGGTGTGGAATCAACTCACGAGAATGGGTAGCTAGATACCTACAGGTGGAGCAAATGACTACAGACACTGTCTTAATTGAACGCGCCCTTTGGGTCATGGCCATCGCCATGAGTGTGCAAGCCCTGCTGTTTGTGGGTGCGGCAATTGGAGCCGCGCTGGCCTGGGGCAAGGCTGCCCGGGCCGTGGATGACGCCCGCCTGGCCATGAACGCGCAGATGGCGCTCATGCATGCGCACATCGACCGCCTGGATGGGCACGTCGACCGCATCACCGGCACGGTTGCAGAGGTCGGCCGTTCCGTGCGCCGCGGCACCGAAGCTGCCGGCGACGTCGTGACCGAAGTGCGCGACGTCGTGGGCACGGTCGGCAACTCGCTACACAGCGTCGCTTCGGTCGTGGCGGCACCCCGCACGGCCATGGCGATCGGGGTGTTGCGCGGCGTCGCGATGTGGCGTCGCCGCCGCGCGTCGAACCGCCGGCCGCCAACGCTGGCTGCGGACGTTCAGCCAACGCTGGCTGCGGATGTTCAACTGTCGGAATCGTAAAAAAGGAGAGTCGCAATGAGAATGATGAACGAGAACGAATCGGCTGGTAGTGGCATGTTCCTGCTGGGCGCCGCTGCCGGTGCACTGGTGGGCGCGGCCGTGGCGCTCCTGATGGCGCCGAAGGCCGGCACCGAAATGCGCCAGGACATCAACGCCGGCTGGAGCTCGCTGCGCGAAGCCGCCGCCCGACGCTATCGTGAGATGGCCGATCGTGCCGGCGTGCAGCTCGACAACATCGAAGAGAAGGCCGACCAGCTGGCCGACCAGCTCGAGTCATCGGCGCGCGAAGCCGTGGACGCGGCGTCGAGCCGCCTGGGCGCTGCTGCCTCGCGGGCGGCTTCGACGATTCGCGACGCCAGCGCCGGCGGGCCGACCAATCCCCGTAACTCTTAACTTGGAGACTCAATCATGTTGACCACGATTCTGGTGCTGCTTGTTGTCCTCTGGCTGCTCGGTATGGTGAGTTCATACACGCTCGGCGGCTTCATCCATCTCCTGCTGGTCGTGGCGGTCGCGCTGATGCTGATCCGCGTGATTCAGGGGAGAAATCCAATCTGATCAAGGTTATCTGGTGAATTGGTGATCTTGTGATTTGGGGATTTGGGATCGGGATTTGGGGATTTAAGGAATTTTGGGATTTGGCGACAAATCGCAAGATCAAGTATCCCAAATCGAAAAATCGCCAAGTCTGCTTCCCAAATCACAAGATCTACCAAATCACCAGATCCCCAAATCCATGGCCCTACATGTATGGGTACACTGCAGTTCTGTATAGTTAAGCTTCAAATTTCATGCCTGTCCTCAAGTCGTCCAGCCGGCGCCGGGTCCTCGTCGTAGACGATGAACCCATGGTCACTGAGTGGCTGAAGATGGTGGTGGAGCAGGCCGACCGCAACCCTGGCTACGAAGTGCGGGCGGCGGCGGTGGGGTCCCGGGCGATCGAGTTGTTTCGCTCGTGGCGGCCCGACGTCGTGCTGCTCGACATCGTCCTGCCCGACATCGACGGCATCACGCTGCTGCGGCAACTCAAGGAGATCGACCCCGCGCCGGAGATGATCGTGATCAGCGGCGTCGGCACGATCACGCGGGCGCTCGAAGCCGGGCAGGCCGGCGCCTTCTACTTTCTCGAGAAGTCGAACCTCGATCCGGCCGGCCTGCTGTCGATTCTCGATCGCGCGTCCAGCCTGCACGTGGAGCGTGCCCAGCACGAGCGCCTGAAAGAGCAGATGCGCGGGCAGTACGCGTTCGCCAACATCATTGGCAAGAGCAAGAACATGCGCGAGCTGTTCGAGCTGATTGACGCGGTCGCCGAAAGCGACGCCAACATCCTGATCCAGGGCGAGAACGGTGTCGGCAAGGAGCTGATCGCCAACGCCATTCACGTGCGCAGCGGCCGCTCGGGCGGCCCGTTCATCAAGATCAATTGCGCGGCGCTGCCCAAGGACCTGATCGAGTCGGAGCTGTTTGGCTACAAGAAGGGCGCGTTCACCGGCGCGACCACCGACAAGGTGGGGCTGCTCGAACTGGCCGGCGGCGGCTCGCTGATGCTCGATGAGATCGGCGAGATGCCGCTCTTGCTCCAGACCAAGCTGTTACGCGTGCTGCAGGAGCGCGAGTACCGGCCGATTGGCAGCGACCGCCTGGTCAAGGTGGACTTCCGCCTGATCTGTGCGACCAACATCGACCCGGAGGCGGCGCTCAAGGACGGCCGGCTCCGCGAAGATCTCTACTTCCGCATCAACACCGTCACGCTGCGCGTGCCGCCGCTGCGCGAACGGACCGAAGACCTGCCGCTCTTGTGCGCACACTTCCTCGACAAGTACAACAGCCGCTACCAGAAGAGCGTGAAAGGCATCTCCGCGGCGGCGTATCACCTGCTGATTCGCTTTCGGTGGCCGGGCAATGTCCGCGAACTCGAGAACGCGATCGAACGCGCCGTGCTGGTGGCCAAGTCGGCCGAGGTCCAGCCGTCGGACTTGCCCGAGCCGATTCGCGGCGACTCGACCGCCGACGACGCGTTTACGGTGCCGCCGCATCACACGCTGGCCGAAATCGAGCGGATGGCCGTGCTGCAGACGTTGCAGCGGACCAACTGGAACAAACAGGAGGCCGCCCAGATTTTGGGTTTATACCGGCCCACGTTATATAGCAAGATCAAGAAACATGAGATTAAGGATCCGCGCGCCGCGGGGCGGGTCGTAGAGGAGACCGGATGAACGAACGCAACCTGATGATTCTGGGCGGCATGCTGGGGGCCGTCGTCGGCGTGGGCGTCGGCTTCGTGCTCTTCACCGAGCGCGGGCGGCAACTGCGGGCTGAGCTGCAGCCCGAGATCGAAACCATGGTCCGCGAGGCCATGCGCCTGTCGCAGGCGATGGACGAGTTCAAGGCGGGCGCGCCCGCCGACAAGGGGAGCGCGGCTGCCGGGCCGGCAGCGTGGCCGAGGCGGACCTCGTAGCGTGACCGCGGGCCGCGAACGGCCGGGCGGACAAGTCCGCCTGATCGGCCTCGCGACCTGGCGGGGCGTGGGGGAGCTCTACGACAGTGACGCGATGACCCATGCGGCCTCGGTGGCCTACTACGCGCTGATCTCGCTGTTCCCGTTCCTGCTGTTGTCGCTGGCGATCCTGGGTGAGGTCACCGCCAACGCCGCCGAGCGCGACGCGGTGGTCCGCTTCGTCTTTCGCTATTTCCCGCGCCAGTTCGACTTCATCACCGGTCAACTCGATTCGTTCCAGACCGCGCCGGTCAGCTTCGGCGCCGGCGGCTTCCTCATGCTGGTGTGGGCGTCAACCGGTGTGTTCAACGCGCTGACCTCCGCCGTTAATCACGCGTGGGGCGTCGAGAAACGGCGCAGCTTCCTGAAGCATCGGCTGGTCTCGTTCCTGATGCTGGCCTCGGCCGGCGGAGTCCTGTTGGTCGGCCTGATCCTGGCCAGCGTGGTGCGGCTCGCCGAGAGCAGCCGGTTCGGCGAAGCGATCGGCCAGGCCCCCTGGGTGGGCTGGGCGAGCGGCATGACCGGCCATGCCACGGCCACCGCGCTGTTGGTCATGTGCGTGGCGCTGGTGTTCTACTTCATCCCCAACACCAAGGTGCGGTTCCGCGACGTGTGGCCGGGCGCCCTCATGGTGGGGATCCTCTGGCGAATGGCTTTCTCGCTGTTTGCCTGGTACGCCAGCGACCTGGCCACGTGGAACGTCATCCACGGCTCGCTGGCCGCCGTCGTGGTGTTCCTGATCTGGATCTACGTGAGCGTCGTGATCCTGCTGTACGGCGTGGAGATCACCGCGATCTACGCCCGCCTGCAAGACGCCGCCGAGCACCATCCGGATCTGGCGGCCGCCGTCATCAAAGCCACCGATTAGCACCGATTAGACACCGATTGGCCGCCCACCAGACTGGGTTCGCTGGCGCCGCTTCGCGGCGCGGGTCCGGTGAGGACGCCGGCAGGATGAGTCGGCGGATTGTTTCACACAAGACTCATCCCGCCGGCTTCCTCACCGGACCACGCTCCGGCCGAAGGCCGGAGCCAGCGAACGGTGTCTGTGTTTAATCCGCGAAATCTGTGGCTGAGTTCAAGGACGGGGCGGCGCCTGGGACGCCCGAAGTATCATCGAAGGAATGCCGAATCGCCTCGCGGCCGAACAGAGTCCGTACCTGCTGCAGCACGCGAACAATCCGGTTGACTGGTATCCGTGGGGCGAGGCTGCGTTTGCGGCGGCGCGCGCGCAGGAGAAGCCGATCTTCCTGTCGATTGGCTACGCGACCTGCCACTGGTGTCACGTGATGGAACGCGAGTCGTTCGAAAACCACGGCGTGGCCAAGGTGCTGAACGACCACTTCATCGCGATCAAGGTCGATCGCGAAGAGCGGCCAGACGTTGACCGCGTCTACATGACGTTTGTGCAGGCCACCACCGGTTCGGGCGGGTGGCCCATGAGCGTGTGGCTGACGCCGGACCTGCAGCCCTTTTTCGGCGGCACCTATTACCCGCCCCGGTCGCAGTGGGGCCGGCCCGGCTTCGTGGACGTGCTGACCGAAATCAACCGGGCCTGGCGCGACGATCGTGCGAACGTCGTGAAGTCGGCGGGTGAGATCGTGGCCCGCCTGGCCCAGCTCGCGCGTGGCCAGGACGATCGCCGCGTGCCCGATGCCGCGACGCTGACCCGGACCGTGCAACAGTTCGCGCAGACCTTTGACACGCGGCGCGGTGGCTTCGGCGATGCGCCGAAGTTTCCGCGGCCGAGCGAACTGCTGTTCCTGCTGCGCGAGCACAAGCGCACGGGAGACGCGGCGGCCTTGAACATGGTGGTGCAGACGCTGCGGTCGATGGCGCTTGGCGGCATGCGCGACCACATCGGCGGCGGCTTTCACCGTTACTCGGTTGACGGGAACTGGCGGGTGCCGCACTTCGAGAAGATGCTCTACGACCAGGCCCAACTGGTGCTGGCGTATCTCGAAGCGGCGCAGGCCAGCGACGATCCGTTCTTCGCGCAGATTGCCGAAGACACGCTGCAGTACGTCGAGCGTGACATGACGGACGAGGCGGGCGGGTTTTATTCGGCCGAGGACGCCGACAGCCTCCCCCCCGTCTCCGCCGGGGGCACGCCAGTGCCCGAGCACAAGACGGAAGGCGCGTTTTACATCTGGGGCCAGGACGAGATTCGGGCGGCCCTCGGCGAAGACAGCCTGGTGTTCGAGGGCCGCTACGGGGTGTTGCCGAACGGCAACGCCCCGTTCGATCCGCAGCAGGAGTTCGTGAACAGGAACCTGCTGCATACCGCCCAGTCGATTGCCGACCTGGCGCGGGCCAGCGGCAAGACGCCGGTCGAGATTGCCGAGGTGCTGTTGCGGGCGCGCCAGGTGCTGTTCGACGTGCGCAATCGCCGGCCCCGGCCCCAGTTGGACGACAAGGTGCTGACCGCGTGGAATGGCTTGATGATCGCCGCGTTCGCGCGCGCCTCGCGGGTGTTGCCGCAGCACGTCGAGGATGGCGACCCCGGTGGCCGGCACCTGGCGACCGCCGTGCGGGCGGCGACGTTTATCCGCGACACGATGTGGGACGCGGCCTCCGGGCGGTTGTTGCGCCGCTACCGCGGCGGCGATGCGGCCATCGATGGGTATGCGGAAGACTACGCGTACTTGATCTTCGGCGTCCTCGAGGTGTTCCAGGCGACCGGCCGTGCCGAGTGGCTGGAGTGGGCCCGCGTGCTGCAGGCCCGCCAGGACGAGCTGTTCTGGGACGCCGAGGGTGGCGGGTGGTTCAGCACGACCGGCCTCGACCCGTCGGTCCTGCTGCGCATGAAAGAAGACTACGATGGGGCGGAACCATCGCCGACCGCGGTGTCGGCGCTGAACTGCTGGGCGCTGTCGCACCTGACCGGCGAGGCGTCTTATGGCACTCGCGCCGACACGGCCGTAGCCTCGTTTGGCGGCAGGCTCGAGGAGCAGGGCCGGGCGGTGCCGTTCATGGCGGCGGTGCTCTCGGCGTCGGTAGCCGGCGGAGAACAGATTGTGATTGTCGGACACGCTGATGCGGCCGACACCCGGGCGCTGTGGCGCGCGGCGAACCGCGCCTACCGGCCGTTTGCCGTGATGGTGCCGGCCGATCCGTCAGAGCAGGCGGCCCTGTCGGCGCACATGCCCTGGGTCGCGGAGATGAAGATGATTGAGGACAAGGCGACTGCCTACGTGTGTCGCGATTTTGCCTGTGGCGCGCCGGCGACCGAACCGGGCGTGTTCCAGTGAGCGGCCTGGTTCGCATCCAGGCGGCGCGCGATGGCGCGTGGCGGCGCGTCCAGTTGAACGCACCACCGGGCAACCTGTTGTCGCTCGACCTGGTGCGGGCGCTCGGCAGCGCGCTGCACGAGCTTGAATCCGTCCCGGGCATCAAGTGGCTGACCGTCGAGGGCGCCGGCGATGACTTTTCGTTTGGCGCGAAGATCCAGGAGCACGAGCCGGAGATGATGGCGACCGTGTTGCCGGAAACCCATCGGGTGATCAGGCAACTGTGGTCGTTTCCGGCGCCGACCGCGGCGCTCGTGGCCGGCCGCTGCCTGGGCGGCGGCTTCGAGCTGGCGCTCTCCTGCGACGACATTCTCGCCACCGACTCGGCCACCTTTGGCTTGCCCGAGATTCGGCTGGCGGCGTTTCCGCCGGTCGCCGCCGCCGTCTTGCCGTTGCGGGTGGGCGCATCACGCGCCACGCGCGCGATTGTCACCGGGCAACAGCAGTCGGCCGGCTACTGGCACGACGCCGGGTTGCTGTCGATCGTGGCCCCAACCGCCAGCCTGGTAGAGGCGGCCGGCAACTGGTTCGACACGCACCTGTCGCCGCACTCCGCCACTGCGCTGTCGCACGGCGTCGCCGCCGCCCGGCTGACGCTGCGCGCCCAGGCCGAACCGGCGCTCGACAAGGCCGAGCGCGACTACCTGGCTGGCTTGCTGAAGACCCACGACGCGGTCGAGGGCGTGCAGGCCTGGATCGACAAGCGCGCGCCGAACTGGAAGAATTCGTGAAAGGACCATCGCGATGATTGATGTGGATGTGTGGGTGCGTGGGGCCACCCAGGCGGTGACCCAGAAGATGAAGGGCGTGTCGGCCGACGCTGACTCGTGGACCGTGGCCGACGTCAAGTTGCTGCTGGAGCAGATGCTGAAGGCGCTCGAGCGCACGCGCGATCCCAACGGCGAGCCGCCGCCCGTGTCGATGCGCGGCTTCAGCTGGATTGTCAGCCCCGATCAGGGCGGCGTGCTGGTGCACCTCGAGGTCCAGGTCGGCACGGCCAGCGCCGGACCGTTTGCGATTGACGAGACCAAGCTGAGCGACATGATCGCGCGTGTCATCGGCGGGCCAAGGGAATCCAAGCTGGTGCACTGATGACGTTGACGGAGTTGTTGCTGGCGTCGATCGACGAGGCGTTCGACACGCGGTCGTGGCATGGCACCAATCTCCGCGGCTCGCTGCGCGGTGTCACGGTGGAGCAGGCCGCCTGGCGGGTTGGTCCCGATCGCCACAACATCTGGGAGCTGATGGTGCACGCGGCGTACTGGAAGTACGACATCCGCCGCCGGCTGACGGGAGAGAAGGCTCATAGCTTTGCGATCGAGGGCAGCAACTTCTGGACGCGTCCGCTCGAAGGCACACCGGGTGAGTGGCGTCGCGACCTGCGACTGCTCGAGGACGAGCATGCGAAGCTGCGCGCGGCGGTCGCGGCGTTCCCGGCATCGCGCTGGACGCGCCAGGCGCCCGGCAAACCGTTCAACTTCGAAAAGCTGGTGAGAGGCGTCGCCGCTCACGACCTGTATCATGCCGGGCAGATACAGTTACTCAAGCGGTTGCAGGACAGTTGAAAGTTGACGAGTTGATAGTTGGAAGTTGAAGTTGGTAGTTTCAGTGACAGTTTCAGTTTCAGTTTCAGTTTCAGTTCTAGGGACAGTTCCGGGGACAGCGAGAACTACCAACTACCAACTTCTCAACTTTCAACTCCGTTAGCCGGGGTGGCGAAACTGGCAGACGCACAGGACTTAAAATCCTGAGACGCGCAAGCGTCGTGTGGGTTCGATTCCCACCCCCGGCACCATTCGACTCATGGCAAGCCACTGGCGGTTCCACTCGGTTATTGTGGCCGCTGTCCGTTTACACGGTATCCGTGTATAATTGCCTGAGTGATTCAGACCTTCGCGGACTCGGCGACGGCCGATCTGTTCCACGGCGCGAACACGAAGGCGGCTCGCGCGATCACGAAGGCTATCTGGCCGGTCGTGCGGCGCAAGCTCGACATGGTCAACGCCGCGGCGGCCGTGCCGGATCTCCGCGTGCCACCCGGCAACCAGCTCGAAGCCTTGAAGGGCGACCAAGCAGGCCGGTTCAGCATTCGGGTGAACCAGCAGTATCGGATCACTTTTCGGTTCCAGGACGGACACGCGTTCGACGTCCGTTGCGAGGATTACCACTAGGAGAGGATGACGATGATTCCCAAGCACCGCCCGCCCACGCACGCCGGGGAAATCCTGCTCGAGGAATTCCTGAAGCCGCTGAACCTGACGCAGGTCCAGGCCGCCGAAAAGATGGGGATCTCCCTGAACCGTCTGAACGAATTGATTCGCGGGAAGCGCGGCGTCACCGCCGACACCGCGCTTCGGCTCGCCAAGCTCCTGAAGACCACGCCCGAATTCTGGCTCAACCTCCAGAATGCCTACGACCTGTACGAAGCCCAGCACGCGATGAGCACATGAACTCCGTTGGCGTCGCGAGCCTTCGGCTCGCGCCAGCGGCACCGATTCCCACCCCCGGGCCAATTTCGTAAGGCTCCTCCCTCGGAAGCTGCACTACACTGGCGCTCGCTCTTCTACCAGCCCTTGCCAATCTGAAGTCGACACGTCTTCGGAGGAACACCACATGAGTTTCCGAGTTGCGTTATGTTTGCTCGTTCTCCCGTCGTGCTTCGTCGCGCCGACCCGCGCGTATTCGACGGCAGTTTCCGCAGGGGAGCGTGTTCAGGACTCATCAACTGTCGAAGCGGCGGCGCGCCGCTTCATCGTCGCGTTCAACAACTTG is a window of Acidobacteriota bacterium DNA encoding:
- a CDS encoding HigA family addiction module antitoxin, with amino-acid sequence MTMIPKHRPPTHAGEILLEEFLKPLNLTQVQAAEKMGISLNRLNELIRGKRGVTADTALRLAKLLKTTPEFWLNLQNAYDLYEAQHAMST
- a CDS encoding type II toxin-antitoxin system RelE/ParE family toxin, whose translation is MIQTFADSATADLFHGANTKAARAITKAIWPVVRRKLDMVNAAAAVPDLRVPPGNQLEALKGDQAGRFSIRVNQQYRITFRFQDGHAFDVRCEDYH
- a CDS encoding YihY/virulence factor BrkB family protein, giving the protein MTAGRERPGGQVRLIGLATWRGVGELYDSDAMTHAASVAYYALISLFPFLLLSLAILGEVTANAAERDAVVRFVFRYFPRQFDFITGQLDSFQTAPVSFGAGGFLMLVWASTGVFNALTSAVNHAWGVEKRRSFLKHRLVSFLMLASAGGVLLVGLILASVVRLAESSRFGEAIGQAPWVGWASGMTGHATATALLVMCVALVFYFIPNTKVRFRDVWPGALMVGILWRMAFSLFAWYASDLATWNVIHGSLAAVVVFLIWIYVSVVILLYGVEITAIYARLQDAAEHHPDLAAAVIKATD
- a CDS encoding thioredoxin domain-containing protein → MPNRLAAEQSPYLLQHANNPVDWYPWGEAAFAAARAQEKPIFLSIGYATCHWCHVMERESFENHGVAKVLNDHFIAIKVDREERPDVDRVYMTFVQATTGSGGWPMSVWLTPDLQPFFGGTYYPPRSQWGRPGFVDVLTEINRAWRDDRANVVKSAGEIVARLAQLARGQDDRRVPDAATLTRTVQQFAQTFDTRRGGFGDAPKFPRPSELLFLLREHKRTGDAAALNMVVQTLRSMALGGMRDHIGGGFHRYSVDGNWRVPHFEKMLYDQAQLVLAYLEAAQASDDPFFAQIAEDTLQYVERDMTDEAGGFYSAEDADSLPPVSAGGTPVPEHKTEGAFYIWGQDEIRAALGEDSLVFEGRYGVLPNGNAPFDPQQEFVNRNLLHTAQSIADLARASGKTPVEIAEVLLRARQVLFDVRNRRPRPQLDDKVLTAWNGLMIAAFARASRVLPQHVEDGDPGGRHLATAVRAATFIRDTMWDAASGRLLRRYRGGDAAIDGYAEDYAYLIFGVLEVFQATGRAEWLEWARVLQARQDELFWDAEGGGWFSTTGLDPSVLLRMKEDYDGAEPSPTAVSALNCWALSHLTGEASYGTRADTAVASFGGRLEEQGRAVPFMAAVLSASVAGGEQIVIVGHADAADTRALWRAANRAYRPFAVMVPADPSEQAALSAHMPWVAEMKMIEDKATAYVCRDFACGAPATEPGVFQ
- a CDS encoding lmo0937 family membrane protein; the protein is MLTTILVLLVVLWLLGMVSSYTLGGFIHLLLVVAVALMLIRVIQGRNPI
- a CDS encoding YtxH domain-containing protein, with amino-acid sequence MRMMNENESAGSGMFLLGAAAGALVGAAVALLMAPKAGTEMRQDINAGWSSLREAAARRYREMADRAGVQLDNIEEKADQLADQLESSAREAVDAASSRLGAAASRAASTIRDASAGGPTNPRNS
- a CDS encoding response regulator, which encodes MNKSPAAKHILIVDDYVDALDIWAIYLRSIGYGVSTAADGLSAVAKAEELLPDLIVLDLELPGLTGFEVATRLRANKATAAIPLIAATGYSHARQLDLARASGFDAVVVKPCDPDVLVQEVERLLAVAVRDAQVAPTGVESTHENG
- a CDS encoding enoyl-CoA hydratase/isomerase family protein, whose translation is MSGLVRIQAARDGAWRRVQLNAPPGNLLSLDLVRALGSALHELESVPGIKWLTVEGAGDDFSFGAKIQEHEPEMMATVLPETHRVIRQLWSFPAPTAALVAGRCLGGGFELALSCDDILATDSATFGLPEIRLAAFPPVAAAVLPLRVGASRATRAIVTGQQQSAGYWHDAGLLSIVAPTASLVEAAGNWFDTHLSPHSATALSHGVAAARLTLRAQAEPALDKAERDYLAGLLKTHDAVEGVQAWIDKRAPNWKNS
- a CDS encoding DinB family protein, with translation MTLTELLLASIDEAFDTRSWHGTNLRGSLRGVTVEQAAWRVGPDRHNIWELMVHAAYWKYDIRRRLTGEKAHSFAIEGSNFWTRPLEGTPGEWRRDLRLLEDEHAKLRAAVAAFPASRWTRQAPGKPFNFEKLVRGVAAHDLYHAGQIQLLKRLQDS
- a CDS encoding sigma-54 dependent transcriptional regulator, encoding MPVLKSSSRRRVLVVDDEPMVTEWLKMVVEQADRNPGYEVRAAAVGSRAIELFRSWRPDVVLLDIVLPDIDGITLLRQLKEIDPAPEMIVISGVGTITRALEAGQAGAFYFLEKSNLDPAGLLSILDRASSLHVERAQHERLKEQMRGQYAFANIIGKSKNMRELFELIDAVAESDANILIQGENGVGKELIANAIHVRSGRSGGPFIKINCAALPKDLIESELFGYKKGAFTGATTDKVGLLELAGGGSLMLDEIGEMPLLLQTKLLRVLQEREYRPIGSDRLVKVDFRLICATNIDPEAALKDGRLREDLYFRINTVTLRVPPLRERTEDLPLLCAHFLDKYNSRYQKSVKGISAAAYHLLIRFRWPGNVRELENAIERAVLVAKSAEVQPSDLPEPIRGDSTADDAFTVPPHHTLAEIERMAVLQTLQRTNWNKQEAAQILGLYRPTLYSKIKKHEIKDPRAAGRVVEETG